TAGGATCGTTGATATTGACGTACGCATAGTTCGCGAGGAAGACCGCATCGTAGGTACCGTTGGGCGAATAGAGAGAAAACAGAGCGAGTGGACTGGTCGTCGATTTCTTGATCGTCACCCCAAAGTTCCGTACATCCTGCGGTAACTGGGACTCGGCCTGCGTATAGCGCATCTGTGCCAGGATCTGGTCGTCATTGGGCCTGGTGTTGATGTCGAAATCCACCCGCAGGGTCATCTGGCCGTTGCTGGCATTGACCGAGTACATGTAGATCATGTTGTCCACCCCGCTCATCATTTGTTCGATGGGAGTGGCAACCGACTTTTCGAGAGCGACAGCGTCAGCTCCGACGTACGTGGCTTGCAGTTGAATTTCTGGAGGAGCGATGTCCGGAAACTGCGCGATGGGCAACTGAACCATCGCGATGACGCCGAGGATCACCATGATGATCGAGATCACCATCGCGACGATCGGACGGTTGATAAAGAATTTCGCCATAGAATTGAGAGATTCGACTCAGCGAGGTCAGCGGAGAGACGTCAGACCCGCGTCAGGCGGCTTTTTCATCCACGGGTTCCTGGAACGGTTTGGGCTCGACCGTCATACCGGCTTTCAGCTTTTGCAACCCTTCAACAACCACACGTTCGCCAGGGTTCAGCCCTTTATCGATGACCCAGAGATTTCCCGCTCGCTCCCCCACTTTGACAGGCCGGATATCCACCTTGTTTTCAGGAGTCACCACCGCGATTTGATAGCTGCCTTGCATCTCCGTCACTGCCCGTTGAGGAACCAAGAGCGCCTTCTCACGCGTCTTTGTGACTGCCCGTACTCGCGCAAATTGACCGGGCCTGAGGACATTATTGGGATTGGGGAAGGTTGCGGCAACCCGAATGGTGCCCGTTTTCACATCTACCTGGCGATCGACCAAATAGAATTGTCCCTTGTGCGGGTAAACCTGTTCACCGCCCAGGATCAATTCGAGCGCTGCCCCCTTGTACTCTCCTCCCGTTTCCCGTTCTTTGTAACGCTGCTGGACTTTTTCTGAAGCTTGAAGATATTCCTGCTCACTAATTGGGAAATAGACTTTGATCGGGTCGACCGTCGACATCGATGTCAGCTCGCTGTTGATATCAATCAGGTCACCGATTTGCGCCTTGGCAATGCCGACCACTCCGTCGATCGGTGCGGTAATCCTGGTCCAACCCAGATTGAGTTTCGCCGTTTCCACCGCCGCTTTCGCAGCCGCCAGGCTCCCTTTGGCGGCGGCGTGGTACTGAATAGAGTCGTCCAGTTCCTTTTGGCTGATGGCTCCTTGTTTGGCAAGCGGGGTGTCACGTTCAACATCCTGCTTGGTCTTGATAAACTGCGCCTCGGCCTTCGCCAAATCTCCCTGGGCCTGATCGAAGGCCGCCTTGAACTTGCTGGGGTCCAGTTCGAATAGCAGATCACCCTTCTTGACGAACGAACCCTCAGTATAGGGGCGTTTGATGAGATATCCGGTGACCTGGGCCCGGATCACGGCATTGACCATGCCGTCCGTTGTCCCCACCCATTCCGAGTGAATAGGCACATCTTTCTGAATGACATCGGCGACTTCGACTTTGATTAATGGCGGTGGCGGTGCAGAGGCGGTTTCGCCTTTG
The nucleotide sequence above comes from Nitrospiraceae bacterium. Encoded proteins:
- a CDS encoding efflux RND transporter periplasmic adaptor subunit, with the translated sequence MMGRRRNVPGLTQPMVFLWLLSFLSLALVHCKGETASAPPPPLIKVEVADVIQKDVPIHSEWVGTTDGMVNAVIRAQVTGYLIKRPYTEGSFVKKGDLLFELDPSKFKAAFDQAQGDLAKAEAQFIKTKQDVERDTPLAKQGAISQKELDDSIQYHAAAKGSLAAAKAAVETAKLNLGWTRITAPIDGVVGIAKAQIGDLIDINSELTSMSTVDPIKVYFPISEQEYLQASEKVQQRYKERETGGEYKGAALELILGGEQVYPHKGQFYLVDRQVDVKTGTIRVAATFPNPNNVLRPGQFARVRAVTKTREKALLVPQRAVTEMQGSYQIAVVTPENKVDIRPVKVGERAGNLWVIDKGLNPGERVVVEGLQKLKAGMTVEPKPFQEPVDEKAA